The sequence CGGCGGCGAGTGGTTCACTCGCGATCACCTTCGACTATTGTTCGCCGTTGGGCTGGCCGGCGGCTACACGACGTTCTCATCGTTCGAGTGGGAAAGCTACGACCTGATTCGCGACAATCAAAGTTTGTTCGGTACAATCTACGTTGTCGGCAGCGTGGTGGTCGGATTGATCGCCTTGCGGATTGGCGTGGCGCTGGGGAGGATTTGAGAAGTGTGTTCCTCACGCGCGGTCGTGGGGTTCTTTCCTCGCGAAGCGTGGGGAGCACCCGTGCGAGCCCATGAAACTCGAAGGCGAACAAGTCCTGCTGCGGGTCCATTTGCGAAACACCGACCAATGCGGTTGGCGAAACGCGGCCGATGCGCTCATTGAACTGGCCCGCAGCGACGATATGGCCGGGGCAACGCTTGTGCGCGGCATTTACGGGCTCGATCTTCGGGGAAATCTACTGGAATCCGGGCGCTGGTCGTTGGTCGAGCATGTGCCGATCATCGTCGAGGTCGTCGATAGCCGGCAGAACATCGGCCGCTTCCTGGGCCACGCGACGGAGATCATTCCCGAGGGAATCATTACTCTCGAGCGGGCTCATGTCATGCTCTATCGCGCGAGCGCCGCGGCGGCCGCGGAGGCGGGAATGCGGTTGGACCTGCCCGAACCGATTGCCGAACTTTCGACCGTTCCATCCGAGGAGGATTTTGTCATGATGAAAATGAGCGAGGAGGGGCAGCTCTTGCGGGTGTTCATCGGCGAGTCGGACGTCTGGCATGGCGAGCCGCT is a genomic window of Pirellulales bacterium containing:
- a CDS encoding CrcB family protein, yielding GGEWFTRDHLRLLFAVGLAGGYTTFSSFEWESYDLIRDNQSLFGTIYVVGSVVVGLIALRIGVALGRI
- a CDS encoding DUF190 domain-containing protein — translated: MKLEGEQVLLRVHLRNTDQCGWRNAADALIELARSDDMAGATLVRGIYGLDLRGNLLESGRWSLVEHVPIIVEVVDSRQNIGRFLGHATEIIPEGIITLERAHVMLYRASAAAAAEAGMRLDLPEPIAELSTVPSEEDFVMMKMSEEGQLLRVFIGESDVWHGEPLYRAIVMKARELGLAGATVLHGTMGFGANTRVHTSRLLDLSTDLPIVVEVVDAAAKIAQLLPFLDETVDEGMITVESVRVLKYRHSAAASKD